A single genomic interval of Peromyscus leucopus breed LL Stock chromosome 7, UCI_PerLeu_2.1, whole genome shotgun sequence harbors:
- the Dppa5 gene encoding developmental pluripotency-associated 5 protein, which produces MESYPTRTDIPPWVKVPEDLQDPEVFQVQTPLLNSLFGPQGSRIPYIEQVSQAMFELKALESSELTEVLVYGSHNNKLRAKWMLQSMAERCRLRQERGMLKLEEAMKTLELGQC; this is translated from the exons ATGGAAAGCTACCCGACCCGTACAGATATCCCGCCATGGGTGAAAGTTCCCGAAGATCTGCAAGATCCAGAAGTATTCCAAGTCCAGACTCCGCTGCTAAATTCTCTGTTTG GCCCACAGGGATCTCGAATCCCGTACATCGAGCAGGTGAGCCAGGCCATGTTCGAGCTGAAGGCTCTGGAATCTTCCGAACTCACCGAGGTCTTAGTTTATGGCTCTCACAACAACAAGCTTCGGGCCAAATGGATGCTTCAATCCATGGCTGAGAGGTGCCGCCTGCGCCAGGAGAGAG GAATGCTCAAGCTGGAGGAAGCCATGAAGACCCTGGAACTAGGCCAGTGTTGA